In Leptospira barantonii, the DNA window TAAATATGATTCGTCGTGTTCGATCTTACGGAAAAACTCACCAACCCGCTGAGAGTTGTGAGATCGGAAAGACTCATAAATCTTCTGGAAGTAACGATGTTTCCTTCGGGTTCGGGAGGAAGAATCTTTTTACTCACAAGACCGGCCGGAGTTGTAACAAGATACGGATCGGAAAAGGTGACTTGTTTTCCGCGGTTCAAGTCCGTAGACATTCCAGCTAACGCGAGATCGATTTTGCCGGCGCGGATATCCTCCGAAAATTGACGGAACGTTTTGAGAGGAACCAACTTCAACGAAACACCCAAGTAATCCGCGTATAATTTCGCGAGTTCCGCATCGATCCCCGGATAACCGTCCTTCGGATTCTCTATGTAAAAAGGTTCGTATTGTTTATTGACCCCGACTACTAATTCTTTTTTGGAAAGAATTTTTTCCAAACGAGAGCCCGAGTATTCGGATTGAGAAAACAAAGCGAACGGAAAAACGAGAATCAAAAGAGGACAAAGGATTCTTTTCTCGAACATGAAACAAAAGATGAATCGATCCTCGTTTTTTTCCAGAGCATTTTAAACCGAAAAGGTAAATTCTAAGGGTTCAAAATCTGAAACTCGGTTCTTCGGTTTTTATAATCCGTATCCGGATTTTTTTGAGGAACGATCGGTTCCGAACTTCCCTTGCCGTCGGTCGCGATTCTTCCGGAATCGATTCCTTTTTTGATCAGATATTCCTTCACGGAATTTGCGCGATTGCGACTTAGAATTAAATTATCCTGAGTATCACCGTTGAGATCCGTATGACCTATGATCTTAATTCTCACGTTTTGATTTTCTTTCAGGTAAGAATGTAGATTCTCCAGAATCGAAAAAGAATTTTCAAGGATCTCATACGAACCCAACGCAAAATGAATGCTATCGAGTGAAATCGATTTTCCTTTTTCCAATTCCTGAAACGGATTTACGACGTTGGAATAAATATCGTAATCCCTTCCGGTTCTTCGGCAAAAGTAAAACGTTCTTCCGTCTCCGGCTTCCAGATAAAATGCTTCATCACCGGCGGTATTGATCTCGGGACCTAAGTTGATCGGTTCTGAAAAATCTCCGTTCTCCTGCATGGTCGATTTATACAAATCATAACCGCCAAAACCTCCGGGGCGATTGGATGAAAAATAAATCGTTTTTCCGTCTTTGCCGATCGTCGCCGCAATTTCCGAATAAGCGCTGTTAATCGGATCAGGCAAACTTGTCGCTTTTTCCCAAGTTTTGTTTTTGTAAATCGATACGAAGATATCCGCCTCGGCTACTTGTCCGAAAGGGTAACGAGTAAAATAAAGACGGTTGTTAAACAGAAACGGATTTTCTTCTATTTCTTCCGTGTTGACGGTTCTTGGAAGAACGGCGGGCTCCGCCCAAGAAGAATTTACTTTTTTAGAAAAGTATAAATCTCGCGAAACTCCGATCTTCCCGTTCGATAATTGAAATTCTATAGCGCCGTCCCGATTGGATGAAAAAAGAATTCCTTCCTCCTTGTTTAGGATAAAAGGACTTTGATCGTCGAAGTTGGAATTTAAGATTTCGATTTCCGAACCTCGAGTCCATTCCTCACCCACACGAGTCGATTTGTAAAGATCGGTGTAATTGGAATTCTCCCGTTTCGAATAGAAGTAAAGAATGTTTCCGTCGTCCGTAAGACTGATTCCGAATTCGTTAAGATTCGTATTGATAGAACCTCTCAGTTTTTCGGGTTTTGAAATTTTGGAATTTTGTGTTTTGTTCAAAGCCGACGAATCTTGCGGAGCAACCGAAACCGGCAAAAGAAAGATTAAGAATATTGAATATATCAAACGAAAAAAAGAACGCATAAACCACTCCGAAAATTCTAAAAGAATCCCTAAGTAGATTATCCGTTCTTTTCGGAAAAACCTAAGCGCAAAAGTATGGAAAACGGAAAATTAGATCCGTTTTTTATAGGTATTGTTTCAGAGCTTCCGGAATACGAACGGTTCCGTCTGCGTTCTGAAAATTTTCGAGAATCGCGGCGTACGTTCTTCCAAGCGCGAGTCCGGAACCGTTGATCGTGTGAACCAGCTGATTCTTTCCGTCTTTGGTTTTGTATCTGATCTTTCCTCTTCTCGCTTGGAAGTCG includes these proteins:
- a CDS encoding substrate-binding periplasmic protein, yielding MFEKRILCPLLILVFPFALFSQSEYSGSRLEKILSKKELVVGVNKQYEPFYIENPKDGYPGIDAELAKLYADYLGVSLKLVPLKTFRQFSEDIRAGKIDLALAGMSTDLNRGKQVTFSDPYLVTTPAGLVSKKILPPEPEGNIVTSRRFMSLSDLTTLSGLVSFSVRSNTTNHIYLQKKFAKLPIYSYLSDSIAVDNLVSNNVTCFVADSFFILTLLQKNPSLRANYLPLLGTVQEENISAALPQNDLIFADNLNFFIKELKRTGVLDELRSRYFNQNNWVK
- a CDS encoding OmpA family protein gives rise to the protein MRSFFRLIYSIFLIFLLPVSVAPQDSSALNKTQNSKISKPEKLRGSINTNLNEFGISLTDDGNILYFYSKRENSNYTDLYKSTRVGEEWTRGSEIEILNSNFDDQSPFILNKEEGILFSSNRDGAIEFQLSNGKIGVSRDLYFSKKVNSSWAEPAVLPRTVNTEEIEENPFLFNNRLYFTRYPFGQVAEADIFVSIYKNKTWEKATSLPDPINSAYSEIAATIGKDGKTIYFSSNRPGGFGGYDLYKSTMQENGDFSEPINLGPEINTAGDEAFYLEAGDGRTFYFCRRTGRDYDIYSNVVNPFQELEKGKSISLDSIHFALGSYEILENSFSILENLHSYLKENQNVRIKIIGHTDLNGDTQDNLILSRNRANSVKEYLIKKGIDSGRIATDGKGSSEPIVPQKNPDTDYKNRRTEFQILNP